One Fontisphaera persica DNA window includes the following coding sequences:
- a CDS encoding sugar phosphate isomerase/epimerase family protein yields MLKTNRRQFVQTTALAAAALSVAPQVLGAARKKLPIALQLYSVRQDCAKDFDAALERVAKMGFEGVEFAGYHNYGGKAKELRKRLDDLGLKVAATHIGTGSFRGENLQKTIEFHQVLGCKFLIVPGDGDFTNPDKCKALADLFNETAAKLKPLNMYCGYHNHTAEFKKFGETTFWDFFATNTSKDVVLQQDCGWTAAAKLDPVAMMKKYPGRMKSTHFKPTVVGNEPGKKAFIGQDSVDWKAVIAACIEFGGTEWITLEQEAYPDGKSPMEATEISFKALKEMVG; encoded by the coding sequence ATGTTGAAAACCAATCGTCGGCAATTTGTGCAAACCACGGCTTTGGCCGCGGCGGCCTTGAGTGTGGCACCGCAAGTGCTGGGAGCAGCCCGGAAGAAACTTCCCATTGCGCTGCAGCTTTATTCTGTGCGCCAGGACTGTGCCAAGGATTTCGATGCGGCCCTGGAGCGGGTGGCCAAAATGGGGTTTGAGGGGGTGGAATTTGCCGGGTATCACAATTACGGCGGCAAGGCCAAGGAATTGCGGAAGCGCCTGGATGATTTGGGGTTGAAGGTGGCGGCAACGCACATTGGGACGGGAAGTTTCCGGGGTGAGAACCTGCAGAAGACCATCGAGTTTCATCAGGTGCTCGGTTGCAAGTTTTTGATTGTGCCCGGGGATGGGGACTTTACCAATCCAGACAAGTGCAAGGCGCTGGCGGACTTGTTCAATGAGACGGCGGCGAAGTTGAAGCCGCTGAACATGTATTGCGGGTACCACAACCATACGGCGGAGTTCAAGAAATTCGGGGAAACCACTTTCTGGGACTTCTTTGCCACCAACACCAGCAAGGATGTGGTGTTGCAGCAGGACTGCGGCTGGACGGCGGCTGCCAAGCTGGACCCGGTGGCCATGATGAAGAAGTATCCGGGGCGGATGAAGAGCACGCACTTCAAGCCGACGGTGGTGGGGAATGAGCCGGGCAAGAAGGCGTTCATCGGGCAGGACTCGGTGGATTGGAAGGCGGTGATTGCGGCGTGCATCGAGTTCGGCGGGACGGAATGGATTACGCTGGAGCAGGAGGCGTACCCGGATGGCAAGTCGCCGATGGAAGCCACCGAAATTTCCTTCAAGGCTTTGAAGGAGATGGTGGGTTAA
- a CDS encoding Fur family transcriptional regulator produces MRSTGKQQKIEQFRAALREAGLPVTSQRRMVYEAMLEREDHPTAEQIYEVVRRKLPQISRMTVHRILHTFVALGLVDKTCHPGSAARFDPKTHPHHHLVCLECGAIMDVEDPRLDQMPWPRIHPRKFIIEDYQVQFRGRCGECRQKATVAPRSLPLSQAGPSAVRNQT; encoded by the coding sequence ATGCGTTCAACCGGCAAACAACAAAAAATCGAGCAGTTCCGCGCCGCCCTGCGGGAGGCGGGGCTGCCGGTGACCAGCCAGCGGCGGATGGTGTATGAGGCGATGTTGGAGCGGGAGGATCATCCCACAGCGGAGCAGATTTATGAGGTGGTGCGCCGGAAACTGCCGCAAATCTCCCGCATGACGGTGCATCGCATATTACATACTTTTGTGGCGCTGGGGCTGGTGGACAAGACGTGTCATCCAGGTTCGGCGGCCCGGTTTGATCCCAAGACGCATCCGCACCATCATCTGGTGTGTTTGGAGTGCGGCGCCATCATGGATGTGGAGGATCCGCGGCTGGATCAAATGCCGTGGCCGCGGATTCATCCCCGGAAATTTATCATCGAGGACTATCAAGTCCAGTTCCGCGGCCGTTGCGGGGAGTGCAGACAGAAGGCCACGGTGGCGCCGCGCTCATTGCCCCTTTCCCAGGCTGGCCCGTCAGCGGTCAGGAATCAAACTTAA
- the katG gene encoding catalase/peroxidase HPI — translation MSNQSQCPFTGKASKSFAGGGTTNRDWWPHQLRLEILHQHSSKSNPMDKDFNYAREFKSLDYWALKKDLAALMTDSQDWWPADFGHYGPLFIRMAWHSAGTYRIGDGRGGGGRGQQRFAPLNSWPDNVNLDKARRLLWPIKQKYGRKISWADLMILAGNVALETMGFKTFGFAGGREDVWEPDQDVYWGSEKTWLGDERYSGDRQLENPLAAVQMGLIYVNPEGPNGNPDPVAAARDIRETFARMAMNDEETVALIAGGHTFGKTHGAGPASHVGPEPEAAPLEEQGLGWKSSFRTGKGPDTITSGLEVTWTTTPTQWSTNFFQNLFGYEWELTKSPAGAWQWRPKGGAGEGTVPDAHDPNKRHAPAMLTTDLALRYDPVYEKISRRFMEHPEEFAEAFARAWFKLTHRDMGPRARYLGPEVPAEELIWQDPIPAVNHPLVEAPDIAALKAKILASGLSIAELVYTAWSAASTFRGSDKRGGANGARIRLAPQKDWEVNQPQQLAKVLGVLERIQQDFNRTAQGGKRVSLADLIVLGGCAAVEQAAKNAGFNVPVPFRPGRMDALPEQTDAASFAVLEPVADGFRNYVKGKYSVPTEALLVDKAQLLTLTAPEITVLIGGMRVLNANYGQTRHGVFTQRPGTLTNDFFVNLLDMRTEWKPVSPEADLFEGRDRKTGELKWTATRVDLVFGANSQLRALAEVYACMDAQEKFVRDFIAAWDKVMNLDRFDLANGA, via the coding sequence ATGAGCAACCAGAGCCAGTGCCCCTTCACGGGCAAAGCAAGCAAGTCATTCGCCGGTGGCGGAACCACCAACCGGGACTGGTGGCCGCACCAGTTGCGGTTGGAGATTCTGCATCAGCACTCCAGCAAGTCCAATCCGATGGACAAGGATTTCAATTATGCCAGGGAATTCAAGAGCCTGGATTATTGGGCCTTGAAGAAGGACCTGGCTGCTTTGATGACCGACTCGCAGGACTGGTGGCCGGCGGATTTCGGGCACTATGGCCCCCTGTTTATCCGCATGGCCTGGCACAGCGCCGGTACGTATCGCATTGGGGACGGGCGCGGCGGTGGCGGGCGGGGGCAGCAGCGTTTTGCGCCGCTCAATAGCTGGCCGGATAATGTGAATCTGGACAAAGCGCGCCGTTTGTTGTGGCCCATCAAGCAGAAATACGGTCGCAAGATATCGTGGGCGGACTTGATGATCCTGGCCGGCAATGTGGCGCTGGAGACGATGGGCTTCAAAACATTTGGGTTTGCCGGCGGGCGTGAGGATGTTTGGGAGCCGGATCAGGATGTGTACTGGGGCTCAGAGAAGACGTGGCTGGGCGATGAGCGTTACTCCGGTGATCGCCAACTGGAGAATCCGCTAGCGGCCGTGCAAATGGGGTTGATTTACGTCAACCCGGAAGGCCCCAACGGCAATCCGGATCCGGTAGCCGCCGCCCGGGACATTCGCGAAACCTTTGCGCGCATGGCGATGAATGACGAGGAGACGGTGGCGCTGATTGCCGGAGGCCACACCTTTGGCAAGACGCATGGGGCGGGGCCGGCGTCGCATGTTGGCCCCGAGCCGGAGGCGGCACCGCTGGAGGAGCAGGGGTTGGGGTGGAAGAGCAGTTTTCGCACGGGCAAAGGGCCGGATACCATCACCAGCGGGCTGGAGGTGACCTGGACCACGACGCCTACCCAGTGGAGCACAAACTTCTTCCAGAACTTGTTTGGCTACGAGTGGGAGCTGACCAAAAGCCCGGCGGGCGCGTGGCAATGGCGGCCGAAGGGCGGCGCGGGAGAAGGCACGGTGCCGGATGCGCACGATCCCAACAAACGTCATGCGCCGGCGATGCTCACCACGGACCTGGCGTTGCGGTATGATCCGGTGTACGAAAAAATCTCGCGCCGGTTCATGGAGCATCCGGAGGAGTTTGCGGAGGCTTTTGCGCGGGCGTGGTTCAAGCTGACGCATCGCGACATGGGGCCGCGGGCGCGGTATCTGGGGCCGGAGGTGCCGGCCGAGGAATTGATCTGGCAGGATCCCATCCCGGCGGTGAATCACCCGCTGGTGGAGGCGCCGGACATTGCGGCGCTGAAGGCGAAAATTCTGGCCAGCGGCCTTTCGATTGCAGAACTGGTGTACACGGCGTGGTCTGCGGCGTCCACCTTCCGGGGCTCGGACAAGCGCGGTGGCGCCAACGGGGCGCGCATCCGGCTGGCACCGCAGAAAGATTGGGAAGTCAATCAGCCGCAGCAACTGGCGAAGGTACTAGGGGTGCTGGAGCGCATTCAACAGGATTTCAACCGCACAGCGCAGGGGGGCAAACGGGTCTCGCTGGCGGATTTGATTGTGCTGGGCGGTTGCGCCGCCGTGGAGCAGGCGGCGAAGAACGCCGGATTCAACGTCCCTGTGCCTTTCCGGCCGGGGCGGATGGATGCCTTGCCGGAGCAAACCGATGCGGCCTCCTTTGCGGTGTTGGAACCGGTGGCCGATGGGTTCCGCAATTACGTGAAGGGCAAATATTCGGTGCCGACAGAGGCGTTGCTGGTGGACAAGGCGCAACTGCTGACGCTGACTGCGCCGGAGATAACGGTGTTGATTGGCGGGATGCGCGTGTTGAATGCGAATTATGGCCAGACCCGGCACGGCGTCTTTACGCAGCGGCCCGGCACGCTGACCAATGACTTTTTTGTCAACCTGCTGGATATGCGCACGGAGTGGAAACCTGTCAGCCCGGAGGCCGATTTGTTCGAGGGCCGTGATCGCAAGACGGGCGAGCTGAAATGGACGGCCACGCGCGTGGATTTGGTTTTTGGCGCCAATTCCCAACTGCGCGCCCTGGCGGAGGTTTATGCCTGCATGGACGCGCAGGAGAAGTTCGTGCGCGACTTTATCGCGGCGTGGGACAAGGTCATGAATCTAGACCGGTTTGACCTGGCCAACGGCGCTTGA
- the thiC gene encoding phosphomethylpyrimidine synthase ThiC — MIADKQALPPSSREPLPASRRVYVTGQLHPGLRVPFREITLSPTRHADGRLEANPPVRVYDCSGPWGDPDFKGQVEQGLPPLRRAWILARGDVEEYDGRPVQPADDGYLSETHRRLAAAKRQDATPLRLEGLTAPRRKPLRASAGHPVTQLWYARQGIITPEMEFIAIRENLGRAHRADLSRDTARDEVHKQHAGSAQMSHYPCNPEVFRRFPQRIPEEITPEFVRQEVAAGRAIIPANINHPELEPMIIGRNFLTKINANIGNSALASSIEEEVEKMRWAIKWGADTVMDLSTGKNIHATREWILRNSPVPIGTVPIYQALEKVGGKAEELTWEIYRDTLIEQAEQGVDYITVHAGVLLRFIPLTARRMTGIVSRGGSIMAKWCLAHHQENFLYTHWDELCEICAAYDITFSIGDGLRPGSIADANDEAQFAELQVQGELTRRAWEHGVQVMNEGPGHIPLHLIEENMHKQLEWCGEAPFYTLGPLVTDIAPGYDHFASGIGAALIGWYGCAMLCYVTPKEHLGLPNKQDVKDGVIAYKIAAHAADLAKGHPGAQWRDNALSKARFEFRWEDQFNLSLDPETARAYHDATLPQEGAKTAHFCSMCGPHFCSMKITEDVRQYAAQHGLSEQEALAQGLAEKAREFALQQASQT, encoded by the coding sequence ATGATTGCTGACAAACAAGCTTTGCCACCCTCCAGTCGCGAACCTCTGCCCGCCAGCCGGCGGGTGTACGTGACCGGCCAACTCCATCCCGGCCTCCGCGTGCCTTTCCGGGAAATCACACTCTCCCCCACTCGTCATGCAGATGGACGCCTCGAGGCCAATCCCCCCGTGCGGGTGTACGATTGCAGCGGCCCTTGGGGGGACCCGGATTTCAAGGGACAGGTCGAACAAGGACTTCCCCCCCTGCGCCGCGCTTGGATTCTGGCGCGCGGCGATGTGGAGGAATATGACGGACGCCCCGTGCAACCCGCTGACGACGGCTATCTCTCCGAAACACATCGCCGCCTGGCCGCCGCCAAACGTCAAGATGCCACTCCCCTGCGTTTGGAAGGCTTGACCGCTCCCCGTCGCAAACCCTTGCGCGCCAGCGCGGGGCATCCAGTCACCCAGCTTTGGTATGCCCGCCAGGGCATCATTACGCCGGAAATGGAGTTCATCGCCATCCGCGAAAACCTCGGCCGCGCCCACCGCGCCGATTTGTCCCGCGACACCGCCCGCGATGAGGTTCACAAACAACATGCCGGCTCCGCCCAGATGTCCCATTACCCCTGCAACCCCGAGGTTTTTCGCCGCTTTCCCCAGCGCATTCCGGAGGAAATCACGCCGGAATTCGTGCGCCAGGAGGTGGCCGCCGGCCGCGCCATCATCCCCGCCAATATCAATCATCCCGAGCTGGAGCCGATGATCATCGGTCGCAATTTCCTCACCAAAATCAATGCCAACATCGGCAACAGCGCTCTGGCCTCATCCATCGAGGAGGAAGTCGAAAAGATGCGCTGGGCCATCAAGTGGGGCGCCGATACCGTCATGGACCTTTCCACCGGCAAAAACATCCACGCCACCCGCGAATGGATTCTGCGCAACTCCCCCGTGCCCATTGGCACCGTGCCCATTTATCAGGCCCTGGAAAAAGTTGGCGGCAAAGCCGAGGAGCTGACTTGGGAAATCTACCGTGACACCCTTATCGAGCAGGCCGAGCAAGGCGTGGATTACATCACCGTCCACGCCGGCGTGCTCTTGCGCTTCATTCCGCTGACTGCCCGCCGCATGACCGGCATCGTTTCCCGGGGCGGCAGCATCATGGCCAAGTGGTGCCTCGCCCATCACCAGGAAAATTTCCTCTACACCCACTGGGACGAGCTGTGCGAAATCTGCGCCGCCTATGACATCACCTTCTCCATCGGTGACGGCCTGCGTCCCGGCTCCATTGCCGACGCCAACGACGAAGCGCAATTTGCCGAGCTGCAGGTGCAGGGTGAGTTGACCCGCCGCGCCTGGGAACACGGCGTGCAGGTCATGAACGAAGGGCCAGGGCACATCCCCCTGCATCTCATTGAGGAAAACATGCACAAACAACTCGAATGGTGCGGCGAAGCGCCCTTCTACACCCTGGGGCCGCTGGTGACCGACATTGCCCCCGGTTATGACCACTTCGCCAGCGGCATCGGCGCCGCGCTCATCGGCTGGTATGGCTGCGCCATGCTCTGCTACGTGACCCCCAAGGAACACCTCGGCCTGCCCAACAAACAGGACGTCAAGGACGGCGTCATCGCCTACAAAATCGCCGCGCACGCCGCCGACCTCGCCAAAGGACACCCCGGCGCGCAGTGGCGCGACAACGCCCTGAGCAAGGCGCGCTTTGAATTCCGCTGGGAAGACCAGTTCAACCTTTCCCTGGACCCGGAAACCGCGCGCGCCTACCACGACGCCACCCTGCCCCAGGAAGGCGCAAAAACCGCGCATTTCTGCAGCATGTGCGGCCCGCACTTCTGCAGCATGAAAATTACCGAAGACGTGCGCCAATACGCCGCCCAACACGGCCTCAGCGAGCAGGAAGCCTTGGCCCAGGGGCTGGCCGAGAAGGCCCGCGAATTTGCCCTGCAGCAGGCAAGTCAGACTTGA
- the mutL gene encoding DNA mismatch repair endonuclease MutL: protein MNRIRLLPEHVANQIAAGEVVERPASVVKELVENALDAQAGRIVVEIQAGGRSLIRVTDDGIGMSRDDALLSLERHATSKIQRAEDLAAIATMGFRGEALPSIASVSRFTLTTREQPGPDGQPLEATQIVVHGGKMMEVHAAGAPPGTCVEVRQLFYNLPARRKFLRSEETEAAHIQHYLTLAALAHPAVAFVYQKDGRVVWQLPALDVSRPLEALRERLRALYGDTGQLLAVDVQGVIGPGEAEEDVPPERPEVRLWGYIGAPGVSRATRAEQHLFVNRRPVENRGLNAALLEAYHTALMKGRYPVCCLFLEMDPAAVDVNIHPAKREVKFHREREVRGFVTRAVRQRLLDFHTAASPGGAAAAEPVKRPAASQAPGEVTLPAAQLQLAAPGQPALPVAATPLFSRPAAEVSARAASPLPKASALPAPKAPSGVTSAPAPAVAPAKPGGTEPVPLLRVPLRLVGVVGKLYVVLESDRGLVLLDQHAAHERVLYEQMLERMERQEAVPSQRLLVPQTVELPPRESHFLKENLPTLARLGVGLSHFGERTFLLDGLPAFVKVADSRQFLVDLVDELRAAGAAVNTLRLGEHVIAKTVCRHAVKAHDPLQGPELEQLIEQLRHCAMPYTCPHGRPTLIEMSYRELEKKFGRIQ from the coding sequence ATGAATCGCATCCGCCTGCTGCCCGAGCATGTGGCCAACCAGATTGCCGCTGGTGAGGTGGTCGAGCGCCCCGCCAGCGTGGTCAAGGAATTGGTGGAAAATGCGCTGGACGCGCAGGCGGGGCGCATTGTGGTGGAAATCCAGGCGGGGGGGCGCAGTCTAATCCGGGTGACGGATGACGGCATAGGGATGAGCCGCGACGACGCGCTGCTGAGTTTGGAGCGGCATGCCACCAGCAAAATCCAGCGCGCGGAGGATTTGGCGGCGATTGCCACGATGGGTTTTCGCGGGGAGGCGCTGCCCAGCATTGCCAGCGTCAGCCGTTTCACGCTCACCACGCGGGAGCAGCCCGGTCCGGACGGCCAGCCGCTGGAGGCCACGCAAATTGTGGTGCATGGCGGCAAGATGATGGAGGTGCATGCCGCAGGCGCGCCGCCGGGGACGTGTGTGGAGGTGCGCCAGCTTTTTTACAATCTGCCGGCGCGCCGGAAGTTCTTACGGAGCGAGGAGACGGAGGCGGCCCACATCCAGCATTATCTCACCCTGGCCGCGCTGGCCCATCCGGCGGTGGCGTTTGTGTATCAGAAAGACGGGCGGGTGGTGTGGCAACTGCCCGCGCTGGATGTCAGCCGCCCGCTGGAGGCGTTGCGGGAGCGGCTGCGGGCTTTGTATGGGGACACGGGACAGCTTTTGGCCGTGGATGTTCAGGGCGTGATTGGGCCGGGGGAGGCAGAAGAGGATGTCCCCCCGGAGCGGCCGGAGGTGCGGCTGTGGGGGTACATTGGCGCGCCGGGGGTATCCCGTGCCACACGGGCGGAGCAACATCTATTTGTCAACCGGCGGCCGGTGGAGAATCGCGGTTTGAATGCGGCATTGCTGGAAGCCTATCACACGGCCCTCATGAAAGGACGCTACCCGGTTTGTTGTCTGTTTCTGGAAATGGACCCGGCGGCCGTGGATGTCAACATTCATCCGGCCAAGCGAGAGGTGAAATTTCATCGTGAGCGCGAGGTGCGCGGTTTTGTGACGCGGGCCGTGCGGCAAAGGTTGTTGGACTTTCACACCGCCGCCAGCCCCGGAGGTGCCGCTGCTGCTGAGCCGGTAAAACGCCCGGCTGCGTCCCAGGCGCCGGGGGAAGTGACGCTGCCGGCGGCTCAATTGCAGTTGGCGGCGCCTGGTCAACCGGCTTTGCCGGTTGCGGCGACGCCCTTGTTCAGCCGACCGGCGGCTGAGGTGTCCGCTCGTGCAGCATCACCCTTGCCGAAGGCATCCGCTCTGCCGGCCCCAAAAGCGCCGAGTGGGGTGACCTCCGCGCCAGCCCCGGCGGTGGCGCCGGCCAAACCGGGGGGGACTGAGCCTGTGCCTTTGCTCCGTGTGCCGCTACGTTTGGTTGGGGTGGTGGGGAAACTTTACGTGGTTTTGGAGTCGGATAGGGGGCTGGTGTTATTAGACCAGCATGCTGCTCATGAGCGGGTGTTGTATGAGCAAATGTTGGAGCGGATGGAACGCCAGGAGGCCGTCCCCAGCCAGCGTTTGTTAGTGCCGCAAACGGTGGAATTGCCGCCGCGTGAATCCCATTTTCTGAAGGAAAACCTGCCCACTCTGGCGCGTTTAGGGGTGGGTTTGAGCCACTTTGGTGAACGCACCTTTTTGCTGGATGGCCTGCCTGCTTTTGTGAAAGTGGCAGATTCAAGGCAGTTTCTGGTGGATTTGGTGGATGAACTGCGAGCAGCGGGCGCGGCGGTGAATACTTTGCGACTGGGAGAGCACGTCATTGCCAAGACGGTGTGCCGGCACGCCGTCAAGGCGCATGATCCGCTGCAAGGCCCGGAGTTGGAGCAATTGATTGAGCAATTGCGTCATTGCGCCATGCCTTACACCTGTCCGCATGGGCGGCCTACTTTGATTGAAATGAGCTATCGGGAATTGGAAAAAAAGTTTGGACGCATTCAATAA
- a CDS encoding PAS domain S-box protein: MKHETPSGESEKGPQTPLPLGQEGARQSLLPEYLAAIFQQSMIGVAISDLVTGRYLQANARFSEIVGYPLEELLQRTFQSITHPKDLAQGLELREALRADRLREYHFQKRYLRPNGEVVWGSVAISAICTPGQPCERALVILTDITDAKRLEQALQESERQYRELVENANCIILRWDHEGRITFINAYGERFFGYSRQELVGQNVVGTIVPESESTGRDLRSLMEAIIEAPEAFKSNINENICRDGRRVWIEWSNRSVLNEKGRLKEVFSIGWDITARWLAEQSLKERHRQLSQLAEAARQLHRHLEVGAILRFLVETAVKLTGAVGGAAGMLQQERMVFTEYFLNGRWIPIDYQFPAGYGVSGHVMQIRQPYISADAVRDKHVIPEIQQALGFTTLVNIPIFSHEGQLLGCFEMHNKHGGQSFSSTDVELLQILAATAGIALRNAQLFQQAQRELAEREKAEAALRESEERYRALFERSSDAVFLCDFEGRFLDANQSALDLMGYSREEIRELEFRHLLTPDQLPVAFRSVQEIMATGRQETPTEYRLRRKDGSEVIVETQAALIMKEGKPYAIQGIGRDITARRRAEQAEREARQFLQTILDTVPARVFWKDRQSRYLGCNVAFARDAQLSSPAEIVGKTDYELVWKEPAAAYQAVDQEVMATGQPKLRYELALTHPDKSQTWLIVSKTPLRDTHGNIIGVLGTYEDITELKRMEEAHARMQQQFLHAQKLESVGRLAGGVAHDFNNMLQAILGNVELVLQEGGLSGELRESLEEIRRSAERSAALTQQLLGFARRQTIAPRVVDLNEEIGHLLKMLRRLIGEDIQMVWVPGSGVWPVRLDPGQLSQVLANLVVNARDAIGGRAGGRITLETANVVLDATYVERHGEVVAGEYVLVAVSDNGVGMSAEVKEKVFEPFFTTKELGKGTGLGLATVYGIMKQNRGHASVYSEEGQGATIKLYFPRWEGEEGEKGVRGAAAVVGAEALPGARGKEVVMLVEDEEQVLELGRRLLERRGYRVLAARGPGEALALAEGHEGRVDLLVTDVVMPGMNGRELRDRLRGRWPGLKCLFMSGYTANVIAHHGVLEEGVEFMLKPFTAQDFCQRVRQLLDAGADPAGA; encoded by the coding sequence ATGAAGCACGAAACGCCCAGTGGTGAGTCAGAAAAGGGGCCGCAGACTCCTTTACCCTTGGGGCAGGAAGGGGCGCGGCAATCTTTGTTGCCAGAGTATCTGGCGGCCATTTTCCAGCAAAGCATGATTGGGGTGGCGATATCGGACTTGGTTACTGGACGTTATTTGCAGGCCAATGCGCGGTTTTCTGAGATTGTGGGCTATCCACTGGAAGAGTTGTTACAACGCACCTTCCAAAGCATCACGCACCCGAAGGATTTGGCGCAGGGTTTGGAATTACGGGAAGCTTTGCGGGCTGACCGGCTGCGCGAATATCATTTTCAAAAACGCTACCTGCGTCCCAACGGGGAAGTGGTGTGGGGGTCGGTGGCCATCAGCGCCATCTGCACTCCCGGCCAGCCTTGCGAACGGGCGTTGGTCATCTTGACGGACATCACCGATGCCAAACGTTTGGAGCAGGCGTTGCAGGAGAGCGAGCGGCAATACCGGGAGTTGGTGGAAAATGCCAATTGCATCATACTGCGATGGGACCATGAAGGCCGAATCACTTTTATCAATGCTTATGGGGAGCGTTTTTTTGGTTATTCGCGCCAAGAGTTGGTGGGCCAAAACGTTGTGGGCACCATCGTGCCGGAAAGCGAGAGCACCGGGCGTGATTTGCGGAGCTTGATGGAGGCCATTATCGAGGCGCCTGAAGCCTTTAAGTCCAATATCAATGAGAACATCTGCCGGGATGGGCGCCGGGTTTGGATTGAATGGAGCAACCGGTCTGTTTTGAACGAAAAGGGCCGGCTCAAAGAGGTGTTTAGCATCGGGTGGGACATCACCGCCCGCTGGCTGGCCGAGCAGTCCTTGAAGGAGCGGCATCGGCAATTGTCCCAGTTGGCCGAAGCGGCGCGGCAGTTGCACCGGCATTTGGAGGTGGGGGCCATTTTGCGGTTCCTCGTGGAAACTGCGGTGAAATTGACGGGCGCCGTCGGCGGAGCGGCCGGTATGCTGCAACAGGAGCGGATGGTGTTCACCGAGTATTTTCTCAATGGCCGCTGGATTCCCATTGATTACCAGTTTCCGGCGGGGTACGGGGTGTCGGGCCATGTCATGCAAATCCGCCAGCCCTACATTTCCGCTGATGCGGTGCGGGACAAGCATGTCATTCCTGAAATTCAACAGGCGCTGGGCTTTACCACGCTGGTCAACATTCCGATTTTCAGCCACGAAGGGCAGTTGCTGGGCTGCTTTGAAATGCATAACAAACATGGCGGCCAGTCGTTTAGTTCCACGGATGTTGAATTATTACAAATTTTGGCCGCCACGGCCGGCATTGCGCTGCGTAATGCCCAGCTTTTTCAGCAAGCCCAGCGGGAGCTGGCTGAACGCGAAAAGGCGGAAGCTGCCCTGCGCGAAAGCGAGGAGCGTTATCGCGCGTTGTTTGAGCGCTCCTCGGATGCTGTGTTTTTGTGCGATTTTGAGGGGCGGTTTCTGGATGCCAACCAGTCGGCCCTGGACTTGATGGGATACAGTCGCGAGGAGATTCGAGAGCTGGAATTCCGCCATTTGCTGACGCCCGATCAGCTTCCGGTGGCCTTTCGGTCGGTGCAGGAAATCATGGCGACTGGCCGCCAGGAAACACCCACCGAATACCGTCTGCGCCGCAAGGACGGCAGCGAAGTGATTGTGGAAACACAGGCCGCCCTGATCATGAAAGAGGGCAAGCCGTATGCCATCCAGGGTATTGGACGCGACATCACCGCCCGCCGCCGGGCGGAGCAGGCGGAGCGTGAGGCCCGGCAGTTTCTGCAAACCATTCTGGACACGGTGCCGGCACGGGTTTTTTGGAAAGATCGCCAATCCAGATATCTGGGGTGCAACGTGGCTTTTGCCCGGGATGCCCAGTTGTCCTCGCCCGCTGAAATCGTGGGCAAGACGGATTATGAACTGGTTTGGAAAGAGCCCGCGGCGGCCTATCAGGCGGTGGACCAGGAGGTCATGGCAACGGGCCAGCCCAAACTGCGTTACGAACTGGCACTCACGCATCCTGATAAAAGTCAAACGTGGCTCATTGTCAGCAAGACTCCTTTGCGTGATACACACGGCAACATCATCGGGGTTTTGGGCACCTACGAGGACATCACGGAACTCAAACGCATGGAGGAAGCCCATGCGCGGATGCAGCAGCAATTTTTGCATGCGCAGAAGCTGGAGTCGGTGGGGCGGTTGGCGGGGGGGGTGGCGCATGATTTCAACAACATGCTGCAGGCGATATTGGGGAACGTGGAGCTGGTGTTGCAGGAGGGGGGACTGAGCGGGGAGTTGCGGGAGTCGCTGGAGGAGATCCGGCGGTCGGCGGAGCGGTCGGCGGCGTTGACGCAGCAGTTGCTGGGATTTGCGCGGCGGCAGACGATTGCGCCGCGGGTGGTGGACCTCAACGAGGAGATTGGGCACTTGTTGAAGATGCTGCGGCGGCTGATAGGGGAGGACATACAGATGGTGTGGGTGCCGGGGAGCGGGGTATGGCCGGTGAGGCTGGATCCCGGGCAGTTGAGCCAGGTGCTGGCGAACTTGGTGGTGAACGCGCGGGACGCGATTGGGGGCCGGGCGGGGGGTCGGATTACGTTGGAGACGGCGAATGTGGTGTTGGATGCGACGTATGTGGAACGGCATGGGGAGGTGGTGGCGGGGGAGTATGTGCTGGTGGCGGTGAGTGACAATGGGGTGGGGATGAGCGCGGAGGTGAAGGAGAAGGTGTTTGAGCCTTTTTTCACGACCAAGGAACTGGGGAAGGGGACGGGTTTGGGGCTGGCGACGGTGTATGGGATCATGAAACAGAACCGGGGGCATGCGAGCGTGTACAGCGAGGAGGGGCAGGGGGCGACGATCAAGCTGTATTTTCCGCGGTGGGAGGGGGAGGAGGGGGAGAAGGGGGTGCGTGGGGCGGCGGCGGTAGTGGGGGCGGAGGCGTTGCCGGGGGCGCGGGGGAAGGAGGTGGTGATGTTGGTGGAGGACGAGGAGCAGGTGTTGGAGCTGGGGCGGCGGTTGTTGGAGCGGCGGGGATATCGGGTGTTGGCGGCGCGGGGGCCTGGGGAGGCGTTGGCGTTGGCGGAGGGGCATGAGGGGAGGGTGGATTTGCTGGTGACGGATGTGGTGATGCCGGGGATGAACGGGCGGGAGTTGCGGGATCGTTTGCGGGGGCGGTGGCCGGGGTTGAAGTGTTTGTTCATGTCGGGGTACACGGCCAACGTGATTGCGCATCACGGGGTGCTGGAGGAGGGGGTGGAGTTCATGCTGAAGCCCTTCACGGCGCAGGATTTCTGCCAGCGCGTGCGCCAGCTTCTCGACGCGGGAGCCGACCCTGCGGGAGCGTGA